One Capsicum annuum cultivar UCD-10X-F1 chromosome 2, UCD10Xv1.1, whole genome shotgun sequence genomic window carries:
- the LOC107858162 gene encoding ethylene-responsive transcription factor 1-like, producing MAEIENDNAAVAVPPNTVRYQGVRKRRRVNGIKYGAEIIKPGQKRSIWLGTYDTEKKAAQVYDTAARWLKGPGAKLNFPHDDITEKAKDASNELNPRNDVSNEGDKNNSDDVIPDESSGTASSSKAGDITSTTKASRSALRVREPIKNPHAPRSKAGGGALKIREPMNQNPQAKAHSGALRIQEKNQNPQAPHFSVDIVSSSNAGVDVLRTREPNQNPQVPRFLVVNGGDAPFQPTYLDKFYMEILTRARILFPSRANFRKVTVDYLSDFHNHVGSTERVVQNQPPFTTAVYTELRLAPLGSK from the coding sequence atggCAGAGATAGAAAATGACAATGCTGCAGTGGCAGTACCCCCAAATACGGTGCGTTATCAGGGTGTAAGAAAGAGGCGAAGAGTGAATGGAATTAAGTATGGCGCTGAGATCATAAAACCCGGACAGAAGAGAAGTATCTGGCTCGGGACATATGATACGGAGAAGAAAGCCGCTCAGGTTTATGATACAGCAGCAAGGTGGCTTAAAGGCCCTGGAGCCAAACTTAATTTTCCCCATGATGATATCACTGAAAAAGCTAAAGATGCTTCCAACGAGCTTAATCCTAGGAATGATGTCAGTAATGAAGGTGATAAAAATAATTCCGATGATGTCATTCCGGATGAGAGCAGCGGTACCGCATCCTCATCCAAAGCAGGCGATATCACATCAACTACCAAAGCAAGCCGCAGTGCATTGAGGGTTCGGGAGCCCATTAAGAATCCTCACGCTCCTCGTTCCAAAGCAGGCGGTGGTGCACTGAAGATTCGGGAGCCAATGAATCAGAACCCTCAGGCCAAAGCACACAGCGGTGCATTGAGGATCCAGGAGAAAAATCAGAATCCTCAAGCTCCTCATTTTTCAGTGGATATCGTGTCGTCTTCCAATGCAGGTGTCGATGTGCTGAGGACTAGGGAACCAAATCAGAATCCTCAGGTTCCTCGTTTTCTGGTGGTTAACGGAGGTGATGCTCCTTTTCAGCCGACATATCTTGATAAGTTCTATATGGAGATTTTGACAAGAGCAAGGATATTATTTCCCAGCCGGGCCAACTTTCGAAAAGTTACTGTGGATTACCTTAGTGACTTCCATAACCATGTCGGCAGCACTGAGAGAGTGGTCCAGAATCAGCCACCATTCACCACTGCTGTCTACACTGAGCTCCGACTTGCACCACTAGGGAGCAAGTGA